Genomic segment of Parageobacillus genomosp. 1:
TCGCGATTCTTCCTGTGTTCTTTGTCAATTTTGCTAATTTACCGCCTTCCGCTCGTATCGGCGGGACCAGTTTGCTCATTGTCGTCGGTGTTGCACTCGAGACAATGAAACAGCTAGAAAGCCAGCTTGTGAAACGTCACTATCGAGGTTTTATTAAATAAAGAGGTTAGGAGCAACCGCCTCTTGCCTCTTAGAGCTGAGGGGGAGCGAGGATGAATTTAGTACTAATGGGTTTGCCTGGTGCCGGAAAAGGTACTCAAGCGGAAAAAATTGTTGAAACATACGGAATTCCGCATATTTCCACTGGTGATATGTTCCGTGCGGCCATTAAAGAGGGGACACCATTAGGATTGCAAGCAAAAGAATATATGGATCGCGGCGATCTTGTTCCGGATGAAGTAACCATCGGCATCGTTCGCGAACGTTTAAGCAAAGACGATTGTCAAAAAGGGTTTTTGCTAGACGGATTCCCACGGACGGTTGCCCAAGCGGAAGCGTTAGAAAACATTCTTGCCGAATTAAACCGCTCGATTGATTATGTCATTCATATTCATGTAGATAAAGATATTTTAATGGAACGGCTGACAGGAAGAAGAATTTGCAAAAATTGTGGCGCAACGTACCATCTAGTATTTAATCCGCCGGCAAAGCCAGGCGTTTGCGATAAATGCGGCGGCGAACTATACCAACGCGCCGATGATAACGAAGAGACGGTAGCCAACCGGCTCGAAGTAAACGTCAAACAAACGCAGCCGCTGCTGGATTTTTACGAGAAAAAAGGATACCTACGCCACATCAACGGACAGCAAGATATTGAAAAAGTATTCGCCGATATTCGTGAGCTTCTCGGAGGATTACAATAATGATTATTTGCAAAACTCCGCGTGAAATTGAAATCATGCGCGAGGCCGGGAAAATCGTGGCGCTGACCCGAAAAGAGTTAGAAAAACATATTCGTCCTGGGATTACAACGAAAGAGTTAGATGCGATTGCTGAAAAAGTGATACGCCAATACGGTGCCATTCCTTCGTTTAAAGGATACAACGGATTTCCAGGAAGCATTTGCGCTTCTGTCAATGAAGAGCTTGTTCACGGAATTCCTGGCGACCGGGTATTAAAAGAAGGCGATATTATTAGCATTGATGTCGGGGCCCAATATAATGGTTATCATGCTGACTCTGCATGGACGTATCCTGTTGGAGAAATTGCAGAAGAAACGAAAAAACTTCTTGAAGTAACGGAAAAATCCTTATATATAGGATTAGAGGAAGCAAAACCAGGTGCTCGTTTGTCCAATATTTCGCACGCGATTCAAACATATGTGGAATCTCATCATTTTTCGATTGTTCGCGAGTATGTTGGACATGGAATTGGTCAAGACTTACATGAAGACCCGCAAATTCCGCATTATGGTCCGCCGAATAAAGGACCGCGTTTAAAACCAGGAATGACGTTGTGTATTGAACCGATGGTCAATGCGGGCAGCCGCTATGTAAAAACACTTGCTGATAACTGGACCGTCGTTACAGTAGACGGAAAGATGTGTGCCCATTTTGAGCATACGATCGCCATTACAGAAAATGGCTATGAAATTTTGACAACCCTCTAATATAATCATGATGGACACGGATTGTAGAGCTGTTGGCGAATATGGTGTTCATTCAGTTTTTCGTAACACTATGTTACTCATTCGAAGGAGGGAGAGCCGCTCGATGGCTAAGGACGATGTAATTGAAGTGGAAGGTACTGTAGTCGAAACATTGCCAAACGCGATGTTTCGTGTAGAATTAGAAAATGGTCATACTGTATTGGCGCATGTTTCTGGTAAAATTCGCATGCATTTCATTCGGATTTTACCTGGAGATAAAGTTACGGTAGAATTATCTCCGTATGATTTGACACGCGGTCGAATCACGTATCGTTATAAATAATGAAAGCACTCCGTTTGACAGGGAGGTAAAAGACATGAAAGTAAGACCATCTGTAAAACCTATTTGCGAAAAATGCAAAGTTATTCGTAGACGTGGTAAAGTTATGGTGATTTGCGAAAATCCAAAACATAAACAACGACAAGGGTAATCTTTAAGGAGGTGTACAATATGGCACGTATTGCAGGTGTAGATATTCCTCGTGACAAACGTGTAGTCATTTCGTTAACATATATCTACGGAATCGGCAAACCAACCGCACAAAAAATCTTGAAAGAAGCAGGCGTTTCCGAAGATACACGCGTTCGTGACTTGACAGAAGAAGAATTAGGAAGAATTCGCGAGATCGTCGGCCGCTTGAAAGTGGAAGGAGATCTTCGTCGCGAAGTATCGTTAAATATTAAACGTTTAATGGAGATCGGATGCTATCGTGGCCTTCGCCACCGTCGCGGCTTGCCAGTTCGCGGTCAAAATACGAAAAACAATGCTCGCACACGTAAAGGTCCACGCCGTACTGTAGCGAACAAGAAAAAATAATTAAGCAAAGGAGGTAATTCCACGAATGGCACGTAAAACAAATACACGCAAACGCCGTGTAAGAAAAAATATTGATACGGGTATTGCTCATATTCGTTCCACTTTTAACAATACGATCGTAACGATTACAGATGTTCACGGAAATACGATTGCTTGGTCCAGCGCTGGAGCGTTAGGTTTTAAAGGTTCCCGTAAATCGACACCATTTGCGGCGCAAATGGCAGCGGAAGCAGCCGCAAAAGCTTCGATGGAACATGGAATGAAAACAGTAGAGGTAAACGTAAAAGGACCTGGTGCTGGCCGTGAGGCAGCGATCCGTGCATTGCAAGCAGCTGGATTGGAAATTACAGCGATTAAAGACGTAACTCCTATCCCGCACAATGGATGCCGTCCGCCAAAACGTCGCCGTGTGTAATATCCCTGTATAGAATTTGTATCCTTGTCAATAATGGGATATGATAAGTATCATTATATACAGGGAAAACATTAGCCATTTACACATTTGGGAACTTATTCATGGGGGAATTTCGATTAGGCGTGTATCGTTTGGTCGGGGTCTCGACGTTTTGAAGGAGGGTATAATAATCGATGATTGAAATTGAAAAACCGAAAATCGAAACGGTTGAAATCAGCGAAGATGCCAAATACGGCAAATTCGTCGTCGAACCGCTTGAGCGTGGATATGGTACAACTTTGGGTAACTCCTTACGTCGTATCCTATTATCTTCACTCCCTGGTGCTGCTGTGACATCGGTACAAATAGATGGTGTACTGCATGAGTTCTCAACGATTGATGGCGTCGTAGAAGATGTGACAGCAATCATTTTGAACATAAAAAAATTAGCGTTAAAGATTTATTCCGATGAAGAAAAAACGTTGGAAATTGATGTACAGGGTGAAGGAGTTGTCACAGCTGCTGATATTACTCACGATAGCGATGTGGAAATTTTAAACCCGGACCTTCATATTGCTACGTTGGCAGAAGGCGGACGTTTGCGCATGAGAATGACCGCCAAACGGGGACGTGGGTATGTTCCAGCTGAGGCCAACAAGCGCGAGGATCAGCCAATAGGCGTTATCCCTATCGATTCGATTTATACACCTGTTTCACGCGTTTCTTATCAAGTAGAGAATACGCGTGTCGGACAAGTGACGGACTATGATAAGTTAACCATTGATGTGTGGACAGATGGAAGCATTGGACCGAAAGAAGCCATTTCTCTCGGTGCGAAAATTTTAACCGAGCACTTAAATATTTTCGTCAGCCTGACAGATGAAGCGCAAAATGCGGAAATCATGGTGGAAAAAGAAGAAGATCAAAAAGAAAAAGTGCTCGAAATGACTATTGAAGAGCTTGATCTTTCCGTCCGTTCCTACAACTGCTTGAAACGTGCCGGCATCAACACGGTTCAAGAACTGACGCAAAAAACAGAAGAAGATATGATGAAAGTGCGCAATCTTGGTCGCAAATCTCTCGAAGAAGTAAAAGCGAAGCTGGCTGAACTCGGACTTAGCCTGCGGAAAGATGACTAGTTAACGTTGTTTAACTAGTATTTTCATGTTACAAAAGTATATACCACGAAAGCCCGTAACTTAAGTCATTGGGATGAAGTGGAAAACGGTTTTTGCATCGGAGATCATGCAAAAATGTTAAAAAGGAGGGACACTTTATGTCATACAGAAAATTAGGACGTACAAGCGCTCAACGTAAAGCATTGCTTCGCGATTTAGCAACAGATTTAATCATTAATGAGCGTATTGAAACAACAGAGGCGCGTGCGAAAGAATTGCGCTCAGTGGTTGAAAAAATGATCACGCTTGGCAAGCGCGGTGATTTGCATGCACGTCGTCAAGCGGCAGCATTCATCCGCAACGAAGTAGCAAACAATGAAACAGGTCAAGACGCGCTGCAAAAGCTGTTCAGCGATATTGCACCGCGTTATCAAGATCGCCAAGGCGGTTATACTCGGATTATGAAACTTGGTCCTCGCCGCGGCGATGGAGCACCAATGGTGATCATTGAACTAGTGTAAAGCAGTTCTGTTGACTAACAAGGGCGAGACAGTTTCTTTTGAACTGGATCTATGCCCTTTTTTTATTTTCCTTTTTTGTAGTAGAGTAGAGATGAGAGATAGAAGAGACAAGGAGAAGGAATTATGGCAGAAACCATTTTATCGGTCGAAAAGCTATGTTTTCGCTATCCAAATCAATCTGATTATGCTGTGCAAAATGTAACATTTCAAGTGAAGCGGGGGGAGTGGCTGGCGATCGTCGGACACAACGGGTCGGGAAAATCGACGATTGCTAAGCTGCTGCTCGGATTGTTAAAGCCGGAAAGCGGTGTGATTAAGCTGTTTCACCACGTTCTGGATGAGCAGACGGTTTGGGAAATCCGCCGTCGCGTCGGCATGGTGTTCCAAAATCCAGATAATCAGTTTGTCGGAACAACGGTAGAAGATGATGTCGCTTTTGCTCTGGAAAACAACGGGGTTCCTCGCGACGAGATGGTCAAAAGAGTCCATGAAGCGATTCGGAAAGTTCATATGGAAGAGTTTTTGCATCATGAGCCGCATCACCTTTCCGGCGGTCAAAAGCAACGCGTGGCAATCGCGGGCATTTTGGCGCTGCGGCCAGACCTCATCATTTTAGATGAGGCAACATCGATGCTAGATCCGAAAGGAAGGCAGGAAGTATTAGACACGGTTCGTGATTTAAACAAAAAACAACGCATCACTGTGTTGTCCATTACCCATGATTTAGAGGAAGTTGCTAAGGCCGACCGCGTTATTGTCATGAATAAAGGGGAAATAATGACAGAAGGAACGCCGAAACAAATTTTTGCGCTTGGGACAAAACTAGAGCGAATTGGTTTAGATTTGCCGTTTGCGGTAAAAGTAAGAGACCGGCTAAAGCAGTGTGGAATCCCGCTATCTTCAAGCTACTTTACGTTAGAGGAGTTGGTAGAAGAATTATGGACATTATATTCCAAAAGGTAGAACATGTATATAATGCCAACTCACCGTTTGCCCGTCGAGCGTTATACGACGTGGACATCATGATTGAAAGCGGTTCTTATGTAGCGGTTATTGGTCATACTGGTTCAGGAAAATCGACGTTGCTTCAGCATCTAAACGGTTTGCTTCAGCCGACAAGCGGAACCGTAAAGGTTGGAAACCAAACGATTACCAGTAAAAAACGCCAAAAAGATTTAAAACCGCTGCGCAAAAAAGTCGGCATCGTCTTTCAATTTCCGGAACATCAGCTATTTGAAGAGACGGTAGAAAAAGATATATGTTTCGGGCCGATGAATTTTGGCATACCTGAGGGGGAAGCAAAAAAGAAGGCAAGAGAGCTAATTAAGCTAGTCGGGCTTCCAGAAGATGTATTAAACAAGTCGCCGTTTGATTTAAGCGGCGGGCAAATGCGCCGTGTTGCCATTGCCGGGGTGCTGGCGATGGAACCGGATGTCATTGTTTTAGATGAACCGACGGCTGGATTAGACCCGCGCGGGCGCAAAGAAATCATGGAAATGTTCTACCGCCTTCATCGTGAAAAGCAGCTGACGACCGTGTTAGTTACCCATAGCATGGAAGACGCCGCTATGTATGCGGATTATATGATTGTCATGCATCAAGGAACCGTATGGAAAAGGGGAACGCCGGAACAAATTTTCCAAGACAGCGATGATTTGGCGAAAATCGGTCTCAGCGTGCCGGAAACGGTGCGGCTAAAACTGGAATTGGAAAAACGGTTAGGAATTACTTTGCCGTCCCCATGTTTAACGATCGAACAAACAGTAGATGCGGTGCGAAAATTATTTTCGAAGGTGAACGCTCATGATGAATAGCATGATTATTGGCAAATATGTACCTGGCAATTCCGCCATTCACCGCATGGACCCTCGTGCTAAACTGTTAATCATCTTTATGTACGTATTTATTGTCTTTTTAGCGAATAATAGCGTTACGTATGCCGTATTAACGGTATTTACATTTGGTTTTCTCGCGTTGTCGCGCATCCCGTTATCGTTTGTGATTAGAGGTTTAAAGCCGATTATATGGATTATCGTCTTTACTT
This window contains:
- a CDS encoding adenylate kinase, which encodes MNLVLMGLPGAGKGTQAEKIVETYGIPHISTGDMFRAAIKEGTPLGLQAKEYMDRGDLVPDEVTIGIVRERLSKDDCQKGFLLDGFPRTVAQAEALENILAELNRSIDYVIHIHVDKDILMERLTGRRICKNCGATYHLVFNPPAKPGVCDKCGGELYQRADDNEETVANRLEVNVKQTQPLLDFYEKKGYLRHINGQQDIEKVFADIRELLGGLQ
- the map gene encoding type I methionyl aminopeptidase, encoding MIICKTPREIEIMREAGKIVALTRKELEKHIRPGITTKELDAIAEKVIRQYGAIPSFKGYNGFPGSICASVNEELVHGIPGDRVLKEGDIISIDVGAQYNGYHADSAWTYPVGEIAEETKKLLEVTEKSLYIGLEEAKPGARLSNISHAIQTYVESHHFSIVREYVGHGIGQDLHEDPQIPHYGPPNKGPRLKPGMTLCIEPMVNAGSRYVKTLADNWTVVTVDGKMCAHFEHTIAITENGYEILTTL
- the infA gene encoding translation initiation factor IF-1 — its product is MAKDDVIEVEGTVVETLPNAMFRVELENGHTVLAHVSGKIRMHFIRILPGDKVTVELSPYDLTRGRITYRYK
- the rpmJ gene encoding 50S ribosomal protein L36; its protein translation is MKVRPSVKPICEKCKVIRRRGKVMVICENPKHKQRQG
- the rpsM gene encoding 30S ribosomal protein S13, which codes for MARIAGVDIPRDKRVVISLTYIYGIGKPTAQKILKEAGVSEDTRVRDLTEEELGRIREIVGRLKVEGDLRREVSLNIKRLMEIGCYRGLRHRRGLPVRGQNTKNNARTRKGPRRTVANKKK
- the rpsK gene encoding 30S ribosomal protein S11 translates to MARKTNTRKRRVRKNIDTGIAHIRSTFNNTIVTITDVHGNTIAWSSAGALGFKGSRKSTPFAAQMAAEAAAKASMEHGMKTVEVNVKGPGAGREAAIRALQAAGLEITAIKDVTPIPHNGCRPPKRRRV
- a CDS encoding DNA-directed RNA polymerase subunit alpha; amino-acid sequence: MIEIEKPKIETVEISEDAKYGKFVVEPLERGYGTTLGNSLRRILLSSLPGAAVTSVQIDGVLHEFSTIDGVVEDVTAIILNIKKLALKIYSDEEKTLEIDVQGEGVVTAADITHDSDVEILNPDLHIATLAEGGRLRMRMTAKRGRGYVPAEANKREDQPIGVIPIDSIYTPVSRVSYQVENTRVGQVTDYDKLTIDVWTDGSIGPKEAISLGAKILTEHLNIFVSLTDEAQNAEIMVEKEEDQKEKVLEMTIEELDLSVRSYNCLKRAGINTVQELTQKTEEDMMKVRNLGRKSLEEVKAKLAELGLSLRKDD
- the rplQ gene encoding 50S ribosomal protein L17, whose protein sequence is MSYRKLGRTSAQRKALLRDLATDLIINERIETTEARAKELRSVVEKMITLGKRGDLHARRQAAAFIRNEVANNETGQDALQKLFSDIAPRYQDRQGGYTRIMKLGPRRGDGAPMVIIELV
- a CDS encoding energy-coupling factor ABC transporter ATP-binding protein yields the protein MAETILSVEKLCFRYPNQSDYAVQNVTFQVKRGEWLAIVGHNGSGKSTIAKLLLGLLKPESGVIKLFHHVLDEQTVWEIRRRVGMVFQNPDNQFVGTTVEDDVAFALENNGVPRDEMVKRVHEAIRKVHMEEFLHHEPHHLSGGQKQRVAIAGILALRPDLIILDEATSMLDPKGRQEVLDTVRDLNKKQRITVLSITHDLEEVAKADRVIVMNKGEIMTEGTPKQIFALGTKLERIGLDLPFAVKVRDRLKQCGIPLSSSYFTLEELVEELWTLYSKR
- a CDS encoding energy-coupling factor ABC transporter ATP-binding protein, with the protein product MDIIFQKVEHVYNANSPFARRALYDVDIMIESGSYVAVIGHTGSGKSTLLQHLNGLLQPTSGTVKVGNQTITSKKRQKDLKPLRKKVGIVFQFPEHQLFEETVEKDICFGPMNFGIPEGEAKKKARELIKLVGLPEDVLNKSPFDLSGGQMRRVAIAGVLAMEPDVIVLDEPTAGLDPRGRKEIMEMFYRLHREKQLTTVLVTHSMEDAAMYADYMIVMHQGTVWKRGTPEQIFQDSDDLAKIGLSVPETVRLKLELEKRLGITLPSPCLTIEQTVDAVRKLFSKVNAHDE